From the genome of Candidozyma auris chromosome 2, complete sequence, one region includes:
- the IRA2 gene encoding Ras GTPase activating protein IRA2 produces MATSDLKSDLIRSLSLRLESILPNRSGSNIAEVELNAQFILTTNLFLANSKPTEENGYQDFMPDIVEHFTAILEKLNIDPQTRKLRERDEKTLTSTVVVMKLFSTIIRFAWDKHASVGKNSTLTANDGMNFNFDLGYHSENYMIYSFQPAELVNADIHHTLEVLFCILSEDVNRKALANIRRVRLDKQKPIDYSLAGDIALSQDEVKAYVRDIDENISIVLRYLAAANPNDYYSFLNRKLFAFAERGEYIPNAALNKYSCSLMFLYYTKEVADQYAKQVYSMMPYIRSNSWKQVCLYFDSHNIKYQCLHRPRFYAEQVIPGQPSEQNFRTLFDYVSTAFEDQEYIGIAPSLHSWFVILCPSDFDELLQKPNKLKQAFNKRLKFLTSILKDASAGANLECFESLINIFSLGARIPDLKGDVREFSVKYIDETFDNLNKMGANCITDTSKARFRQLSIDLYVAAIAINPGKYIPILVDFFTSSLPKSEDGCKDQCLCEEIEICMNVIKGLAHVETYKEPLKVVMDELREPLKSLLFTTYKKLNMYDSTRPESSSSSSILSAPSDKLPEMDKSMANSNPILSSLKKNNLDYGLGSVKDKSVAVFSDTPDSASNRSAQHSSCDTPFNPKCIGQCERIMTQLFEIFAASPEAYIGYLSNKADSLDEQDQKILLEELISFANEMALPIKQAIHFKSVNGNSELFESACTLAMTMVRGKEQSLRDTEIKECSSFLFSNLVIKAIAEACTVFSLTDPNFKLCFIFLNKFLQERDSSYKNVTKNRLLQHKCSHSACHSVCEAVEIILLLALCTHDVQFFGMAKLTMRWHILEIESGGHPFNCFDNNLAHVFKKILDDDSVFTGFVSLHKKFRNILMEAPPTNSLYHVWLLIYQRWLDIVDNSSTLTDASLVFRHYTGFLVSTSGCFLNKEFSEDDSKEKERALTLISSFFDRAISLLKSNELVVRVVIKDALSNESHPAVFHLVCTKLMNAAIYYVDQGVITSEGVLFMEQMMAIITAMTAIKNDGSFVLVSLLPGVCEFLHKFIGMVQNPVDLVKLKLRFCKMCTAIELDRERNGIAGAYKLRSQYAKISIEWLEQAVFYDSSQEEDETDADDSVLATPTTSQSSQTKHSELEFLYIELASECSKCLELQLQDSLFEMPEGVSEKNLKQSKDLIFSNHFSLFFKILQKYTSPNPSPTMMRSKYKIQGITDNVLKSISNILQSDTEHGMHFVLPLGYHQNKKIRSIFLNIFGDMLSTKKLKSAKEAFPDKLVHEMAEIYEIYGAAAEVASPAEHNLLATSLHGLFGYTKKLDKLFVTLLTDEISSVARSSDIFRRNSTLTRLMSIFAKEDGLPYLTVVLKPVIQEIIQNSVVFEVEKSHEAADIDLFIQYLAKIVDRIVNSAKWFPESFQFICSEIYKAVGAKFEDAALVAVGSFVFLRFFCPAIVSPESFFDLSTSNVKVKRSLIQLVKVIQYMANRTLASLKWEGLLERSERLGELNKKIFVFLKDMSTKPLHGYPFHSLTVKPYTGLRYIHKFFYTYFVYIKHQWCLGDPLVNAANLHERVVMWRKLDRIMRDLGRPRPSISLQGTTSYKAVDPSANLGNSQYAEFMAKMSVRNMELAIESQVIHSAVFSDGTPVVVVNFRYIKDIGYDMSTFVYLILEAASQVWDNKFYIVNDFTQFFYMGIIGKNYVSLMRNYAPTIFFKNCARTYYYNLPRFRHLNIIEDMVAMRLSVNPQTKVYFYSQMDDPEIISSLCLSETITSIDKDIRVIYNDCQVYESSTQKFVPATLKLGRKWMQLCFERFEFKPQFAQTDSLAPVEVHQLSDITRCEVSNNFEDPNEFTLFLNRYNYEVIISSPQRSAILRFLYFAMLRNSRESNVHKKDEDDLRESHWFGKLYNIVFHALLERDVEVRASASYLFSSMSAYYDVDFGVSPSHASSVAFPSDTTFFVVSVSAYLAKHRPENTYRFIKAFFNNFERLPEEHRVSAIMYISPWIDNVGNQIFMELENGTEKVAEIARQFCRITAQTMTMLPFLNTYVWRKLFADLRLTSVLLDEVISFAIDNKSDESEWEQILSVLSPSVELCGELMSRIVACIHKTKSDDSDIASQSKLLEITVLIKICAAMFFNSYVFLSLYLSHVFFFCSLFIDSPKLEFGPDLQKLTINTVQSFVHRPDLSDSQRDIIETSIEYFTSQRARMLFGFTSGDRGKGPDATHLFNRAAAFDLLCDKLKNFMLSVGSSDDRIRWTARWSSLAMEIAFSSGSLFQRRAITLVGTLARAGISDQAGGRMMKMLVDNKYGEPNTYVHSGICFARLEEGLAPDSKYLPLLIWTLACNTLMSFPPLYQTSICCATSIFTKIEHKSDFMSPIVATRPLLEPIISDFEAGVDQTVNEKNFQLHFMVHICLGLITSQFRHTSVQCLKNMVKHKLSMNDGYPDKVLKFEYLLLAFLAMSDTAYTQFLKEEFPDNEELQCVTKNSLPKVVIDQIARNSGETQVALIAAAYIFDCDCDSSFKLKFLRLYNHLFTTQRDFALKIFHLVKRGLESNMVSSTSIDLITSITNIMVNVIRDEEYSEATGEAELSAILDEFEFQRVKTIKCFKADVTENECDMKNMNLLQQLMHRSISSIVEGERLEKS; encoded by the coding sequence CCTCCAcagtggtggtgatgaagttgttttCTACGATCATCCGATTTGCTTGGGATAAGCATGCCCTGGTTGGGAAAAACTCCACCTTGACCGCCAACGATGGGATGAATTTCAATTTTGATCTTGGCTACCACTCCGAGAACTACATGATATATTCATTTCAGCCCGCGGAGCTCGTAAATGCCGACATCCACCACACTTTGGAGGTGCttttttgcattctttCTGAGGACGTCAACCGTAAGGCACTTGCAAACATCCGCCGTGTGAGATTGGACAAGCAAAAGCCTATAGACTATTCTCTAGCGGGGGACATCGCCTTGTCTCAGGACGAGGTGAAAGCCTACGTAAGGGACATCGATGAGAACATCCTGATTGTCCTCCGCTACTTGGCCGCGGCAAATCCTAACGACTACTACTCATTCCTCAATAGGAAGCTTTTTGCGTTTGCTGAGCGCGGTGAATACATCCCAAATGCTGCATTGAACAAGTATTCATGCCTGCTAATGTTTCTCTACTATACCAAAGAGGTGGCTGATCAGTATGCCAAACAGGTATACAGCATGATGCCATACATCCGTTCCAACAGCTGGAAACAAGTGTGTCTTTACTTTGACTCGCACAATATCAAATATCAGTGTCTTCACCGGCCAAGATTCTATGCTGAACAGGTTATACCCGGCCAACCGAGCGAACAGAACTTTAGGACCTTGTTCGATTACGTTTCAACAGCGTTCGAAGATCAAGAGTATATTGGGATCgctccttctttgcattcGTGGTTCGTTATACTATGCCCCTCAGATTTCGACGAGCTTCTCCAGAAACCCAATAAGCTCAAACAAGCATTCAACAAGCGACTCAAATTTCTCACGTCCATCCTCAAGGACGCCAGTGCAGGTGCAAATCTCGAGTGCTTTGAAAGTTTAATAAACATCTTCTCTCTAGGTGCAAGAATCCCGGATTTGAAAGGCGACGTGCGTGAGTTTAGTGTCAAATACATTGACGAAACTTTTGAcaacttgaacaaaatgggtgcaaattgCATAACTGACACCTCAAAAGCTCGTTTCAGACAGCTCTCTATAGACCTATATGTGGCCGCTATTGCAATCAACCCGGGCAAGTATATCCCAATTCTTGTCGATTTTTTCACCTCTTCACTTCCGAAGTCAGAGGACGGCTGCAAGGATCAGTGTCTCTGCGAAGAAATCGAGATCTGCATGAATGTCATTAAAGGCTTAGCGCATGTTGAAACGTATAAGGAGCCTCTTAAAGTCGTGATGGATGAACTACGGGAACCTCTTAAAAGCCTCCTTTTTACAACATATAAGAAACTCAATATGTATGACTCGACAAGGCCAGAGTCAAGCTCCTCATCATCCATCCTATCGGCACCTTCTGATAAATTACCCGAGATGGACAAAAGCATGGCCAACTCTAATCCGATTTTATCATCGCTCAAGAAAAATAATTTGGACTATGGTCTTGGCTCTGTGAAAGATAAAAGCGTCGCAGTATTTTCAGATACACCAGATTCTGCCTCAAATCGTTCTGCTCAACATAGCAGTTGTGACACCCCGTTTAATCCAAAATGCATAGGTCAGTGTGAGCGTATCATGACACAACTTTTCGAGATATTCGCTGCATCCCCTGAGGCATACATCGGTTACTTATCGAACAAAGCGGATAGTTTGGACGAGCAAGACCAAAAGATAttacttgaagagctcatctCTTTTGCCAATGAGATGGCCCTTCCAATTAAGCAAGCGATACACTTCAAATCCGTGAACGGAAACTCTGAGTTGTTTGAGTCAGCATGTACCCTCGCTATGACAATGGTCAGAGGAAAGGAGCAGTCCCTCAGAGATACCGAGATCAAGGAATGTCTGagttttctcttctcaaacCTTGTAATTAAAGCCATTGCGGAGGCATGCACGGTGTTTTCTTTGACCGACCCGAACTTCAAGCTCTGcttcattttcttgaacaagttcttGCAGGAAAGAGATTCATCTTACAAGAACGTTACGAAGAACagactccttcaacacaaGTGTTCCCACTCAGCATGTCACAGCGTCTGCGAGGCTGTCGAGattattcttcttttggctcTTTGTACCCATGACGTCCAGTTTTTTGGCATGGCAAAGCTTACAATGAGATGGCATATACTTGAAATCGAAAGCGGAGGTCATCCTTTCAATTGTTTCGATAACAATCTCGCCCATGTGTTTAAGAAAATCCTTGATGACGACTCAGTGTTCACAGGGTTCGTGTCTCTTCACAAAAAGTTTCGGAATATTCTCATGGAGGCACCGCCTACAAATTCCCTTTATCATGTATGGCTCTTGATTTATCAAAGATGGCTCGACATTGTCGACAACTCTTCCACTTTGACTGACGCAAGTCTTGTTTTCAGGCATTACACAGGCTTTCTAGTGTCAACTTCTGGTTGctttttgaacaaagagTTTCTGGAAGACGACTCGAAAGAAAAGGAGAGAGCCTTGACTTTAATATCAAGCTTTTTTGATAGAGCTATCAGCTTGCTCAAGTCTAACGAATTGGTTGTGAGAGTTGTGATCAAAGACGCATTGTCAAATGAATCGCATCCTGCTGTTTTTCATCTAGTCTGTACTAAGCTTATGAATGCTGCAATATACTATGTTGACCAAGGCGTTATCACTAGTGAAGGTGTCCTTTTCATGGAGCAAATGATGGCTATTATCACAGCGATGACTGCAATCAAAAATGATGGATCTTTTGTCTTGGTGTCCTTGTTACCTGGTGTGTGTGAGTTCTTGCACAAGTTCATTGGAATGGTGCAGAATCctgttgatcttgtcaaatTGAAGTTGAGGTTCTGCAAAATGTGCACAGCAATAGAGTTagacagagagagaaaCGGTATCGCGGGTGCGTACAAATTGAGAAGTCAATACGCCAAAATCTCAATCGAATGGCTTGAGCAGGCTGTATTTTACGACTCgagtcaagaagaagatgaaactGATGCTGATGACTCAGTTTTGGCGACACCAACTACGAGTCAAAGCTCGCAGACAAAACACTCCGAATTGGAATTTCTTTATATCGAACTTGCAAGTGAATGTTCCAAGTGTTTGGAATTGCAGTTACAGGATTCGTTATTCGAAATGCCTGAAGGGGTTAGCgaaaagaatctcaaacAAAGTAAGGATTTGATCTTTTCCAACCATTTCTCActattcttcaagatcttgcaAAAATACACTTCACCAAATCCCTCACCTACCATGATGAGATCGAAATACAAGATTCAAGGAATCACAGACAATGTGCTCAAATCTATTTCGAATATTCTTCAGTCGGATACAGAGCATGGAATGCACTTTGTCTTGCCACTAGGATatcatcaaaacaaaaagatAAGGTCCATTTTCCTAAATATCTTTGGTGATATGCTCTCCAcaaagaaactcaagagcGCAAAGGAGGCCTTTCCAGACAAACTAGTGCATGAAATGGCCGAAATATATGAGATATACGGAGCAGCTGCCGAGGTGGCATCACCAGCTGAACACAACTTGCTAGCCACGTCTTTACATGGCTTATTTGGCTATACAAAGAAACTAGATAAGTTGTTCGTTACCTTGTTGACCGACGAAATAAGTAGCGTTGCACGATCGTCCGATATTTTCAGAAGAAATAGTACTTTGACGAGATTGATGTCAATATTcgcaaaagaagatggtCTACCCTATTTGACGGTTGTCTTGAAGCCTGTGATTCAGGAGATCATTCAAAATTCAGTCGTGTTTGAGGTCGAAAAAAGTCATGAAGCTGCTGATATAGACTTGTTTATTCAGTATCTAGCCAAAATTGTGGACAGAATTGTGAACTCCGCAAAGTGGTTCCCTGAGTCATTTCAGTTCATTTGCTCAGAGATCTATAAAGCAGTTGGGGCCAAGTTTGAGGATGCAGCTCTCGTTGCTGTAGGATCTTTTGTCTTCCTCAGATTTTTCTGTCCTGCTATTGTCAGTCCTGAGTCTTTTTTCGATTTGTCGACCTCCAATGTCAAGGTTAAGCGCTCGCTTATCCAGTTGGTGAAAGTGATACAATATATGGCTAACAGGACTCTTGCATCACTCAAATGGGAAGGTTTGCTCGAACGCTCAGAAAGATTGGGGGAGCTCAATAAGAAGATCTTTGTATTCCTAAAAGATATGTCAACGAAACCACTACATGGATACCCCTTCCATAGCTTAACGGTGAAGCCGTACACTGGGTTGCGTTATATCCACAAGTTCTTTTACACATATTTTGTGTATATTAAGCATCAGTGGTGTCTAGGTGACCCTCTAGTGAACGCCGCCAATCTTCATGAGAGAGTTGTCATGTGGAGGAAACTTGATCGTATCATGAGAGACTTGGGAAGGCCGAGACCATCGATTTCCTTGCAAGGCACAACATCCTATAAGGCTGTTGATCCATCAGCAAATCTTGGAAATTCTCAATACGCAGAGTTTATGGCTAAGATGTCTGTCAGGAATATGGAGCTTGCCATAGAAAGTCAGGTAATTCATAGTGCGGTTTTCTCCGATGGAACTCCTGTTGTTGTGGTCAATTTCCGTTACATCAAAGATATCGGTTATGATATGAGCACGTTCGTTTACCTTATATTGGAAGCAGCTAGTCAGGTTTGGGACAATAAGTTCTACATTGTGAACGACTTTACGCAGTTTTTCTATATGGGTATCATTGGCAAAAATTATGTCAGCCTCATGAGGAACTATGCACCTACGatatttttcaagaattgTGCTAGGACATACTACTACAACTTGCCGAGGTTCAGACATCTTAACATCATAGAGGACATGGTTGCTATGAGGCTTAGTGTGAATCCACAAACCAAGGTGTACTTTTATTCGCAAATGGATGATCCAGAGATCATCAGCAGTTTGTGTTTGAGTGAGACGATCACCTCAATTGACAAGGATATTCGTGTAATCTACAACGACTGCCAAGTTTATGAAAGCTCTACGCAGAAGTTCGTTCCAGCCACACTAAAGCTCGGACGCAAATGGATGCAACTTTGTTTTGAGAGGTTCGAATTTAAGCCCCAATTTGCTCAAACTGATTCCCTTGCGCCGGTTGAGGTTCACCAGCTATCGGATATAACACGTTGCGAAGTTTCAAACAATTTTGAAGACCCTAATGAGTTCACTTTGTTTCTCAATCGGTACAACTACGAAGTCATAATATCGTCGCCTCAAAGGCTGGCCATATTACGATTTCTTTACTTTGCCATGTTGCGGAACTCTAGAGAAAGCAATGTTCACaaaaaggatgaagatgatcttAGGGAGCTGCATTGGTTTGGGAAGCTCTACAACATTGTCTTCCACGCTTTGCTTGAACGAGATGTGGAAGTGCGAGCTTCTGCATCATATCTTTTCTCGTCCATGTCAGCTTATTATGATGTTGATTTCGGTGTTCTGCCTTCTCATGCTTCCAGTGTTGCATTCCCATCAGACACTACATTTTTTGTTGTCAGTGTGTCAGCTTATCTTGCGAAGCATCGCCCCGAGAACACTTACAGATTCATTAAAGCATTCTTTAacaattttgaaagattgCCAGAGGAGCATCGCGTGAGTGCCATTATGTACATCTCTCCATGGATAGACAATGTTGGGAACCAAATCTTCATGGAACTTGAAAATGGTACAGAGAAAGTGGCCGAAATCGCTAGGCAATTTTGTCGCATTACTGCTCAAACCATGACAATGCTTCCTTTCCTCAATACTTATGTTTGGAGAAAACTATTTGCGGATCTTCGCTTGACATCGGTTCTTTTGGATGAGGTCATTTCATTTGCAATTGATAACAAGTCGGACGAATCTGAATGGGAGCAGATATTATCGGTCTTGAGTCCAAGCGTCGAGCTCTGTGGTGAGTTGATGTCGAGAATTGTTGCTTGTATTCACAAGACAAAAAGTGATGATTCAGACATTGCTTCGCAGagcaagcttcttgaaatcacTGTGCTCATCAAAATCTGCGCTGCCATGTTCTTTAATTCCTACGTGTTCTTGTCGCTCTACTTGCTGCAtgtgttctttttttgctctttgtTCATCGACAGCCCCAAACTTGAATTCGGTCCGGATTTGCAGAAGCTCACCATCAACACAGTCCAGTCTTTTGTCCACAGACCCGATCTCTCAGACCTGCAAAGAGATATCATAGAAACCTCAATTGAGTATTTCACGAGTCAGCGTGCGAGAATGCTCTTTGGGTTTACATCCGGTGATAGGGGTAAGGGTCCTGACGCTACGCATTTGTTTAATAGGGCGGCTGCGTTCGACCTTCTATGTGACAAATTAAAGAATTTTATGCTTCTGGTTGGGTCTTCTGATGATCGAATCCGTTGGACTGCTAGATGGTCCTCTCTTGCAATGGAGATAGCGTTCAGTTCAGGTTCACTCTTTCAACGGCGTGCGATCACTCTTGTCGGTACATTAGCTAGAGCGGGAATCAGTGATCAGGCTGGTGGACGcatgatgaagatgcttgTTGACAATAAGTATGGTGAGCCAAACACCTACGTTCATTCTGGAATTTGCTTCGCACGATTGGAGGAAGGATTGGCACCAGACTCCAAGTACCTTCCACTTCTCATCTGGACCCTTGCTTGTAATacattgatgagctttCCCCCATTGTACCAGACAAGCATTTGTTGCGCTACCAGTATTTTTACGAAGATTGAGCACAAACTGGACTTCATGAGTCCTATTGTGGCCACAAGGCCGTTGCTTGAGCCGATCATTAGCGATTTTGAAGCAGGCGTCGACCAGACGGTTAATGAAAAGAATTTCCAGCTTCATTTCATGGTTCACATATGTCTTGGCCTCATAACTTCACAATTTAGACACACCTCAGTGCAATGCCTCAAGAATATGGTAAAGCATAAGCTCCTGATGAATGACGGCTATCCAGACAAGGTATTGAAGTTTGAGTACCTTTTGTTGGCATTTTTGGCCATGTCAGATACCGCCTATACTCAATTCTTAAAAGAAGAGTTTCCTGACAATGAGGAACTTCAGTGTGTCACCAAGAACTCCCTCCCCAAAGTTGTTATTGATCAAATCGCCAGGAACAGCGGCGAGACACAGGTGGCACTCATTGCAGCGGCCTATATTTTTGACTGCGATTGCGATTCTTCATTTAAGCTCAAGTTCCTTCGGTTGTACAACCATCTTTTCACCACACAGAGAGACTTTGCATTAAAGATATTCCACCTTGTCAAACGAGGGCTCGAAAGCAATATGGTCTCCAGTACGTCCATAGACCTCATAACGTCAATCACCAACATCATGGTGAATGTGATACGTGACGAGGAATACTCCGAAGCGACAGGTGAAGCCGAGTTGAGTGCAATACTCGACGAGTTTGAATTTCAAAGAGTGAAGACCATCAAGTGCTTCAAGGCAGATGTGACAGAGAATGAGTGTGACATGAAGAATATGAACTTGCTACAGCAACTCATGCACAGAAGTATCAGCAGCATCGTCGAAGGTGAACGATTAGAAAAATCATGA
- a CDS encoding putative 3'-5' exonuclease translates to MGLSENWERLKAKHGVASPSKEKNVSKLRKHKGVKNEIKIKPPAVKKLSTRKSPLEVYLWGTDEHPGKDAVGKFVAIDCEFVGVGDNDKSVLARVSLVNYYGVILLDTFVKPEKKVTNWRTWVSGVAPHHMREAIIFKDAQEKVKSIISGRTLVGHALGGDLKCLEIKHPRKKIRDTSKYSGFRVATKGHPPSLKKLVSEHFNFEIQKGQHSSVEDARATMALFRKFKSEIDSEAITKYK, encoded by the coding sequence ATGGGCTTATCGGAGAATTGGGAACGGTTGAAAGCCAAACATGGTGTTGCCAGTCCGTCcaaggaaaaaaatgtcCTGAAACTTCGAAAACATAAAGGTGTGAAgaatgagatcaagatAAAACCACCTGCtgtgaagaaattgagcacACGGAAGTCTCCCCTTGAAGTGTACCTTTGGGGAACCGATGAACATCCTGGTAAAGACGCCGTGGGCAAGTTTGTTGCCATCGACTGTGAATTTGTCGGCGTTGGCGATAATGATAAATCTGTGCTTGCACGTGTTTCCCTAGTCAATTACTACGGCGTGATTCTACTTGATACTTTTGTTaagccagaaaaaaaagtcacaAATTGGCGAACCTGGGTTTCCGGAGTGGCACCCCATCACATGCGTGAAGCTATAATTTTTAAAGATGCTCAGGAAAAGGTCAAGCTGATCATCTCAGGCAGAACCCTCGTGGGTCATGCTTTGGGTGGTGATCTCAAGTGCTTGGAAATCAAGCATCCTCGAAAGAAGATCAGAGACACGTCGAAATACTCGGGGTTTCGTGTGGCGACAAAAGGACACCCGccaagcttgaagaagttggttTCGGAGCACTTCAACTTCGAGATACAAAAAGGTCAGCACTCATCTGTTGAAGATGCCAGGGCTACAATGGCACTCTTCCGAAAATTCAAATCGGAGATCGACTCGGAGGCTATCACCAAGTACAAATAG